Proteins from one Rosa chinensis cultivar Old Blush chromosome 7, RchiOBHm-V2, whole genome shotgun sequence genomic window:
- the LOC112176164 gene encoding TMV resistance protein N-like: MTTQGASSSSSGFTHSWKYDVFLNFRGTDTRNNFTGQLYNYLTKKGIKTFMDDELCKGQEISQSLLTSIEGSRISVVVFSQNYASSKWCLDELVKIVQCKESRHQLVLPIFYKVEPADVRNQRGSFDEALSRHKCKFKDDLDKVLRWRTALTHAANLSGWTFSKGSELKFIHEIVEEISAHVYKRTHLHVAEHAVGIESHVQNVLKLLAIGEWNVRMVGIWGTGGIGKTTIAKAIYNSIVHEFEFGCFLANVREESIPYGGLVNLQNIVLSKIPGGKDVKVTNVDEGITLIKELLSHKRVLLILDDVNQLNQLNKLAGGPDWFGLQSRVIITTRDTHLLCAHQVNLIYEVKKLCLKEACELFNSWNGRLANRELVDYENCSDQITRELQSVVHYAQGLPLALRVLGSVLRGRSIDEWNVVLDGYKKVPNKEIQDILKISFEALEDPVKEVFLDLACFLKGRNKDYVMQALDGSDLNPEFSITVLVEKALINIDENKCIWMHDLMEEMGKEIIRQESPGEPGKRSRLWFHEDVYDVLTENTGTNKVKGIIVKLPEASKISLNPKCFKKMKSLQLFININASFSGEVHYLPNQLRFLDWPGCPLQSLPSIFNPKNLVSFNMPGSQISRLGGGFKSFHRLKSMNLEGCKSLTEVPNFSGMFPSLETLCLSYCMSLVELHPSVGSLEKLVDINLAGCHSLTMFPRIDNSTSLRSIDLRGCTRLEHFPEIEEKVESLTTLILTKTGIKELPSSINNLISLEVLHVGFCSSLRQIPQSIYDLQQLQTFCLQNGPKFVTLTNTMNSGVLPTNPNVADDKYGSTPESNDEASLRLPNLRSFMAGDCNLSDTDFLVSLDCVSTLERLDLSGNFFESLPLCFTKFASLTYLDLDGCKWLREIPELPPNVESLHARNCSSLKRIANLSNILEQKGSKMINHMNLTNCWRLRDRLAQDVKKMNSTLLINEVTLFSLCLSSLQSEFQVVFPASDVPEWFSCQMDFTAGFPFYEFSFDIVPHLQLENTGLAICVALEKPQSNYRYQCDFEVHFSFNHHRPWPDRVLGEIDATEPAHVFMYYYPFSKIPPFLRLIPPPVTFQVTIVCRLADDGDDPPIKSCGVHLVMPPNEDVSIKISKSQKLPPEETLDLKTRRTDKVEDDYKLSEDDEDDEEPL, from the exons ATGACCACTCAAGgagcctcttcctcttcctctggtTTCACTCATTCTTGGAAATACGATGTCTTTCTGAATTTTAGAGGCACAGATACACGCAACAATTTCACAGGTCAGTTGTACAACTACTTGACTAAAAAGGGAATCAAAACCTTTATGGATGATGAGCTTTGTAAAGGACAGGAAATATCGCAATCTCTTCTCACATCAATTGAAGGATCCAGGATTTCTGTCGTGGTGTTCTCTCAAAATTATGCATCTTCAAAGTGGTGTCTGGATGAACTTGTGAAAATTGTTCAATGTAAAGAATCAAGGCATCAACTGGTGTTGCCCATTTTTTACAAGGTGGAACCTGCAGATGTCAGAAACCAAAGAGGTAGTTTTGATGAGGCACTTTCTCGCCATAAGTGCAAATTCAAGGATGATCTGGACAAAGTTCTAAGATGGAGAACTGCTCTTACACATGCAGCAAACTTATCTGGATGGACTTTCTCAAAAGG GTCAGAATTGAAATTTATCCATGAGATTGTTGAAGAGATTTCAGCACATGTATATAAACGTACCCATTTACATGTTGCTGAACATGCGGTTGGAATAGAGTCACATGTACAAAATGTGCTCAAGCTTTTAGCTATTGGGGAATGGAATGTCCGCATGGTAGGAATATGGGGAACAGGTGGAATTGGAAAGACAACAATTGCTAAAGCGATATACAATTCAATTGTTCACGAGTTTGAATTTGGttgctttttggcaaatgtTAGAGAAGAATCAATACCATATGGAGGTCTAGTAAATTTACAAAATATTGTTCTTTCCAAGATTCCGGGGGGAAAAGATGTCAAGGTAACTAATGTTGATGAAGGGATCACTTTGATAAAGGAATTGTTGAGTCATAAAAGGGTCCTCTtaattcttgatgatgtgaatcAATTGAATCAGTTGAACAAATTAGCTGGAGGGCCTGATTGGTTCGGTTTGCAAAGTAGAGTAATTATAACAACAAGAGATACACATTTACTGTGTGCTCATCAAGTAAATCTGATATACGAGGTTAAGAAATTATGTTTGAAAGAAGCTTGTGAGCTCTTCAATAGTTGGAATGGTCGGTTAGCAAATAGAGAATTGGTTGATTATGAGAATTGTTCTGACCAAATTACTCGCGAATTGCAGAGTGTAGTACATTATGCTCAAGGCTTACCATTAGCTCTTAGAGTTTTAGGGTCGGTTTTACGAGGTAGAAGTATAGATGAATGGAATGTTGTATTAGATGGTTATAAAAAAGTTCCTAACAAAGAGATTCAAGATATTCTCAAAATCAGTTTTGAGGCACTAGAAGATCCGGTCAAAGAAGTTTTCCTCGACCTTGCATGTTTCTTGAAAGGTAGAAACAAAGACTATGTAATGCAAGCACTGGACGGTTCTGACCTTAACCCCGAGTTTTCCATTACAGTTCTAGTAGAAAAGGCGCTCATAAACATTGATGAGAACAAGTGTATTTGGATGCATGACTTGATGGAAGAAATGGGTAAAGAAATCATTCGTCAAGAGTCACCTGGAGAACCTGGTAAACGTAGCAGATTATGGTTTCATGAAGATGTCTATGATGTTCTGACAGAAAATACT GGAACAAACAAAGTTAAAGGCATCATTGTGAAATTGCCCGAAGCAAGTAAGATATCCTTGAATCCAAAATGCTTTAAAAAGATGAAAAGTCTTCAACTTTTTATAAACATTAATGCAAGCTTCTCAGGGGAGGTTCATTATCTCCCTAACCAATTGAGGTTCCTTGATTGGCCTGGATGTCCACTACAATCTTTGCCATCCATCTTTAATCCGAAGAATCTTGTTTCATTCAATATGCCTGGAAGTCAAATCTCACGGTTGGGTGGAGGATTCAAG AGTTTCCACCGTTTGAAATCTATGAACTTGGAAGGTTGTAAATCCTTGACAGAAGTCCCCAACTTCTCTGGCATGTTCCCAAGCTTAGAGACCCTATGTCTAAGCTATTGTATGAGTTTGGTTGAGCTGCATCCTTCTGTTGGATCCCTTGAAAAACTTGTTGACATAAATCTTGCAGGATGCCATAGCCTCACTATGTTTCCAAGAATAGACAACTCAACCTCTTTGCGTTCTATTGACCTTAGAGGCTGCACACGTCTTGAGCATTTTCCGGAAATTGAGGAGAAGGTGGAATCCTTAACAACATTGATTCTCACAAAGACTGGCATCAAAGAGTTGCCTTCATCAATTAATAATCTCATTAGTCTCGAAGTGTTACATGTCGGATTTTGTAGCAGCCTTAGGCAGATTCCACAGAGCATTTATGACTTGCAGCAGTTACAGACGTTCTGTTTACAAAATGGTCCAAAGTTTGTTACCCTTACTAATACAATGAACTCTGGAGTGCTTCCGACTAATCCAAATGTTGCAGATGACAAATATGGCTCTACACCAGAAAGTAATGATGAAGCCAGTTTACGGCTTCCAAATCTACGAAGTTTCATGGCAGGAGACTGCAATTTATCGGACACTGATTTCCTTGTTAGTCTCGATTGTGTGTCAACACTAGAAAGATTAGATCTCTCTGGAAATTTTTTTGAAAGTCTTCCTCTATGCTTTACCAAATTTGCCAGCTTGACATATCTTGACTTGGATGGTTGCAAATGGCTGCGAGAAATTCCAGAACTTCCACCAAACGTGGAAAGTTTACATGCGAGAAATTGCAGTTCATTGAAAAGAATtgcaaatctgtcaaacatttTGGAACAAAAAGGGTCAAAAATGATTAACCATATGAACTTGACAAATTGTTGGAGACTGCGTGATCGTCTGGCTCAGGACGTCAAGAAGATGAATAGTACTTTATTGATCAATGAGGTCACTCTCTTCTCCCTCTGTCTCTCTTCTCTACAATCTGAGTTCCAGGTTGTATTTCCAGCAAGTGATGTTCCAGAGTGGTTTAGCTGTCAAATGGATTTCACTGCAGGGTTTCCCTTTTATGAATTTTCTTTTGACATCGTTCCACATTTGCAATTAGAGAACACAGGACTGGCCATCTGTGTTGCTCTTGAAAAGCCACAATCTAATTACCGTTATCAGTGCGACTTCGAGgtccatttttctttcaatcATCATCGTCCTTGGCCTGATAGAGTCCTCGGAGAAATTGATGCAACAGAGCCGGCTCATGTGTTCATGTATTATTACCCCTTCTCTAAAATTCCGCCATTTCTTCGTTTAATTCCTCCGCCTGTTACATTTCAAGTTACAATCGTATGTCGTCTCGCGGATGATGGGGACGACCCTCCTATCAAAAGCTGCGGGGTACATCTTGTAATGCCACCAAATGAGGACGTCTCCATAAAGATTTCCAAGTCACAGAAGCTCCCGCCCGAAGAGACTCTTGACCTGAAGACTAGGAGAACGGACAAGGTTGAAGATGACTACAAGCTTTCTGAAgacgatgaagatgatgaagaaccCCTTTAG
- the LOC112179721 gene encoding inositol-tetrakisphosphate 1-kinase 3 isoform X2 — MLQAVADMDLSDSYGKVGVPRQLVIKRDASSIPDAVTDSGLKLPLVAKPLVNDGSVKSHQLSLAYDRYSLQKLEPPLVLQEFVNHGGVLFKVYIVGEAIKVVRRFSLPDVSKRELSETAGVYRFPRVSCAAASADDADLDPSIAELPPRPLLERLAKELRRRLGLRLFNLDMIREHGTRDRFYVIDINYFPGYGKMPEYEHIFTDFLLSLVEAKYKKRSG; from the exons ATGCTCCAGGCTGTTGCTGATATGGACTTGTCTGATTCCTATG GCAAAGTTGGTGTTCCAAGACAATTGGTTATCAAGAGAGATGCATCATCCATCCCTGATGCTGTTACAGATAGTGGTCTGAAACTACCTCTTG TTGCTAAGCCACTGGTGAATGATGGAAGTGTAAAATCCCATCAACTATCACTTGCCTATGATCGATACTCCCTCCAAAAGCTTGAACCCCCTCTTGTTCTTCAGGAGTTTGTAAACCATG GAGGTGTTCTTTTTAAAGTATATATCGTAGGTGAAGCTATAAAAGTGGTCAGACGTTTCTCTTTACCTGATGTCAGTAAAAGAGAGCTTTCTGAAACCGCGGGTGTGTATCGTTTTCCGAGGGTTTCATGTGCTGCAGCTTCAGCAGATGATGCAGATCTGGACCCTAGCATAGCTG AACTTCCTCCACGGCCATTACTCGAGAGACTTGCTAAGGAACTTCGTCGTCGACTG GGTCTGCGGTTATTCAATTTGGACATGATCCGAGAACATGGAACTAGAGATCGGTTTTATGTCATTGACATTAACTACTTCCCTG GGTATGGGAAAATGCCCGAGTATGAACACATATTTACGGACTTCCTATTGAGCCTGGTAGAGGCAAAGTACAAAAAGAGATCTGGCTGA
- the LOC112179721 gene encoding inositol-tetrakisphosphate 1-kinase 3 isoform X1, with protein sequence MREEMRDQLVYREGEEEAEKEKDPQRCRIGFPHKSVVVVGYALTSKKTKSFLQPKLEGLARNKGILFVAIDHNRPLSDQGPFDIVLHKLSGREWRQILEDYRKTHPEVTVLDPPDAIQPLHNRQSMLQAVADMDLSDSYGKVGVPRQLVIKRDASSIPDAVTDSGLKLPLVAKPLVNDGSVKSHQLSLAYDRYSLQKLEPPLVLQEFVNHGGVLFKVYIVGEAIKVVRRFSLPDVSKRELSETAGVYRFPRVSCAAASADDADLDPSIAELPPRPLLERLAKELRRRLGLRLFNLDMIREHGTRDRFYVIDINYFPGYGKMPEYEHIFTDFLLSLVEAKYKKRSG encoded by the exons ATGAGGGAGGAAATGAGGGACCAATTGGTGTACCGTGAGGGGGAAGAGGAGgcggagaaggagaaggaccCGCAACGCTGTCGTATTGGGTTTCCTCATAAGAGTGTTGTCGTCGTGGGTTATGCTCTTACGTCTAAGAAGACCAAGAGCTTCTTGCAGCCCAAGCTTGAAGGTTTAGCTAG GAACAAGGGGATATTATTTGTTGCTATTGATCATAACAGGCCTCTTTCGGATCAAGGCCCTTTTGACATTGTGTTGCATAAG CTCTCGGGAAGAGAGTGGCGCCAGATTCTTGAG GACTATAGGAAAACACATCCAGAAGTTACTGTTCTTGATCCTCCTGATGCGATACAACCTTTACATAATCGTCAGTCCATGCTCCAGGCTGTTGCTGATATGGACTTGTCTGATTCCTATG GCAAAGTTGGTGTTCCAAGACAATTGGTTATCAAGAGAGATGCATCATCCATCCCTGATGCTGTTACAGATAGTGGTCTGAAACTACCTCTTG TTGCTAAGCCACTGGTGAATGATGGAAGTGTAAAATCCCATCAACTATCACTTGCCTATGATCGATACTCCCTCCAAAAGCTTGAACCCCCTCTTGTTCTTCAGGAGTTTGTAAACCATG GAGGTGTTCTTTTTAAAGTATATATCGTAGGTGAAGCTATAAAAGTGGTCAGACGTTTCTCTTTACCTGATGTCAGTAAAAGAGAGCTTTCTGAAACCGCGGGTGTGTATCGTTTTCCGAGGGTTTCATGTGCTGCAGCTTCAGCAGATGATGCAGATCTGGACCCTAGCATAGCTG AACTTCCTCCACGGCCATTACTCGAGAGACTTGCTAAGGAACTTCGTCGTCGACTG GGTCTGCGGTTATTCAATTTGGACATGATCCGAGAACATGGAACTAGAGATCGGTTTTATGTCATTGACATTAACTACTTCCCTG GGTATGGGAAAATGCCCGAGTATGAACACATATTTACGGACTTCCTATTGAGCCTGGTAGAGGCAAAGTACAAAAAGAGATCTGGCTGA